TTATTTAGGTTGATCGCTTTCATATAATTTAAAAATATATAGTTCCATTCATTTTTAATAATTTAATCCTATTTAAATTTCTGCCCCTTAATTAAATCATTTTGTATTGTTCTTATCGTCAAGGTACCTTTTATCACAAATATAGAGGGTATTCTTTTCAGTTATGAGTTCATCCATTTTCATGCGATGCTAAATGATAATGGGTAAAAAAGATCTGATTTTCTGGCCAGTGTCCTTTCATTGGGTGGTATGGTTTGGATAATTCTATTTAGCCCTAGGACACTGGCTTTTTCTATACCTAAAATTATGGAAATTCTATAAAAACTCTAGATTAGAAAATATCAATGGTGATAAATCTAATAATTAAACACTCGTGAAAATTTTATTCCAATGTAATATGGCGGTCCTTAATCTAATTTATCGAAAGCCTGCTTAAAGTCAGCAATTAAATCCTCCACCTCTTCACACCCAACAGAAAGACGAATTAAATTATTCTTCTTTGGATTTGGATAGTAAAGGCTTCGAACATCACCAAGACTCACTGCGATGGAAAATAGTTTAAGGTTTTTGCCTAACTCCTCCATTGCTGGCCCGCCTCCCTTTAGATAAAAGGAAACCATTCCCCCTTTACCATTAGGTAAGAGATTTTGAGCCCTATCATAATCTGGATGGCTTTCAAGTCCAGGATAGATTACAGACTCCACTTCAGATCGTGATTCAAGGAATTCTGCAATGGCTTGGGCATTCTTTGCATGGGCTTGCATTCGAAGATGCAGTGTACGTAGGCCCCGGAGGAGCAACCAAGAATTAAATGGGCTAATTACAGTCCCTAGATTGTCTCCATAATAACGTACCTGATCTACAATTTTTTTATTTCCAGCCACTACACCCCCTAATGCATCCCCATGACCTGAAATGTATTTCGTTGCAGAGTGCACTACAAGATCCGCACCTAATTCTAAGGGTCTTAAAAGATAGGGTGATAAGAAAGTATTGTCCACGATAAGAAGCAAACCATTATCATGGGCAAGCTTGGAAAGGCCTGGTATATCAGTAACATTTAAATGTGGATTAGACAAAGATTCCACAAAAATAACTTTGGTATTTGATTTAATCTGCTTTTCAACATTGGATAAATCATTAGTATCTACCCGGGTAACTTCAATATCTTTTTTAGCAAATACATCATCTAAAAGAGATTTCGTTACTGTAAAAAGATCAATAGAGGCTATACAATGATCTCCTGCATCTAGGATGCTCAATAATGCTGAACTAACCGCCGACATTCCACAGGCAGTGATGGTCGCATCCTCTGCACCCTCCAATGCAGCCACTTTTTTCTCTAAGGCAGCAGTCGTTGGATTGGCGGTCCGACTGTAAAAATATGTATCAGGGACCCAGTTCATTCCATCATCTACAGCAGCTTCTTTCTCTTGGGCAGACTCAAAGGCAAAGGTGGCACTTTGATAAATCGGTGTATTAAGAGCTCGAGTCGTAGGATCAACCACTTCACCTGATTGAATAGCACGTGTTGCAAATCCCATTTGTTCTTCTTTCATTGAAATACTCCTCCTCAAAATTATTTTTAAAACCTTTTCACTTTTATTATAAAGAGTACATTCAATATTGTCAAACACTATTTGTCATTATCAAAAATTTTTTTTATTTAGTAGCAAATATCAATCTGCAAGTAATTATGTGCACAGCATAAAATTAAGTCTTTTTGATAAAGTAGATGAGCCGCCATAAAGGAAACAATAAAAATAGGATCATGTAAATGAATAGTAGAAGAAGAGAGTTTATATGAGAAAAAGGCAAAGAAAAATCTATGTGGAAGAATTTGTAGATAGGAATTTATACTCATTGATTATGTGAATTGATTTAATCCTATCCAATAAGTTTATGATAATATCAAATAAATTTGTAATTTATGGATACTTACATTAGAATAAAAGGAGGAAATAGTATACTCTAATAAATAATTAAGACCTCTTAATTAGAAGGGAAGAATTAAATGGATGAAAAAAACACTAGACCCCGAGTCATTCAATCGGTACAAAGAGCTTTAGATATTCTTGAATGTTTTGATCAATTACATAGAGAATTGACATTGGGTGAAATCAGTGAAAAATTGGGTCTAAATAAAAGCACAGTTCATGGAATTATCAAAACCTTAAGTATCAATGAATATATCGACCAAAATAATAGCAATGGAAAATATTTATTAAGCCCAAAATTATTAGGCAAATACCAATTGGTTTCTGATTCAATCTCCATACGACTAAAAGAAATAGGCTCTTATTATATAAAAAAATTAAGCCTCAAATATAAGGCTTCCAGTAGATTGTTTTCTTATAGAGACCAAAATTTAATTTTTTTAGAAATGATAAAACCTAATAATTCTTATTATACGATCAGTTCTGTCACTGGATATCCTATTCCCCTGAATGCAACTGCCTCTGGGAAAATAGTTTTAGCTCATATGGAAGAAGAAGAATTAGAATATTATTTAAAACAAGAGTCTTTCGTAAAGTTTACAGATAAAACCCTTGTAGAAAAAAAGGATATTCTTTTTGAAGCAAAGAAAATTTATGAAACTGGTTATAGCATAGAAAATGAAGAAATAGAAATAGGGATCTATTCCATTGCTTCTCCTATTTATGATAACCAAAACCACTTAATTGGCGTTTTAAGTTTAACAGGACCCATTGGAAAGTTGAAAGATCAAACCCAAGAAATAATTGTAGATATGACAGATTATAGTAAAAAAATTACTGAAAAATTGATAGGAGCATAGACTTTACAAAAAGAAAATGAGAAATTAAACTTGATGGATTTATTACAATCTATTATTCATGAAAATAAGAAGGAGATAAAATAGAGAAATAGATAGCATTTTATAAAAAAGACTCAATTGTCCTTATTTTTAATAAGTCAGATAAGGATATCCTTATCTGACTTAAAGTCTATCTATTGCTACCCTGATTTAATTTTTTAAAAGTTTTGTTTATTTTTCCTTATCTATGGTATAATAATAAAAAAGGTAATCGGATTCGCAAAATGCGATTGCCACTTTGGAGTTAATTATTCATTAATCACTCTGCATGGGCGTGCAGGGTGATTACTTTTTTTGGTCCTTATTCCTATCTAAATAGGAGATTAGCGATATTGTAAATACACCAAAGGTTATCATTAAAGATATTGCCTCATATGTACTCATATCGCACCACCTCCCTTCATCTTAAGTAGAGAAGTGGCGACCACACCCTGCTTTTATCCGATTACCTTATGCCTATTTTATCAAATATTATAATTATTTTCCATGAAATTCTTCTCTCATCAACAATAATCTTGCCTATTACCATTTCTCAGTATATAAATATCCACTCATCCCATGAATAACCTCATTATTGATTTAGATAAGAACAACCCCTTCAATTGCGCTACAAAAGATAAAGGGATGAAACTTTTTCATTTCATCCCTTTTGTATAAATATTCTCCTTTTTTATTCTGAGGTGATTACTTCGTTTATTTTCTTATACCATGTATTATTTACAGTATAATTTTGCCTTATCTATTGAATTAAATAAATTCATTTTAAATTCAATCACTTCTTTGGTTGCTTCTATACATTCAGGATAGATGGCATTGGGTTCAAAGATATTTTTATCCCTGTCAAAAATCTCTCTAGCTTTTTTATAAAAAGCGGCTTTAATATCACTGGAGATATTTATTTTTGAAATTCCTAGAGTTACTGATTTAGCAATTTCATCATCAGGATTACTGGAGCCTCCATGTAGAACTAAAGGTGCTGCCACTTCTTTTCTAATTTCCTCTAATAGATCTAGTTTTAATTCTGGTTTCATATCAGAAGGATAAATCCCATGTTTGGTTCCAATGGCAACGGCTAAAGTGTCTATTCCTGTTCTTTCTACGAATTCCTTTGCCTTAGCTGGGTCGGTATAGATGATTTCATCTGCTCCACCTTCAGCAGAATTTCCTGCATTTCCAATAGTTCCTAATTCCCCTTCTACAGAGACATTTAGAGGATGAGAAATTTCTACTACTTTTTTGCAGATTTCTATATTTTCCTCAAAGGATAAATGAGATGCATCAATCATTACCGAGGTAAATCCGACTCGAATAGCTCTTAGTACTTGCTCAAAAGTAGAACCATGATCCAAATGGATGACCATGGGCACATTGGATTTATTGGCCTCTTCAATACAGGATGCTACAAAACTATCTTCCAAAAAAGATAGCTCGTCTGGATGAAGGGCTAGAATTACAGGGGATTGTTTTTCATTGGCACTTTCTATGACAGCCTTTAAGATTTGCCCACTTCCTATATTAAATGCTGGCACTGCAAATTTATTTTCTTGAGCTACACTTAATAGTTCTTTCATATTCATTAGCATATTGTTCACTCCAATTATAGTTTGTATTTTATAGGGCCTTACCCTTGGAACCGGATAATTCGATGTAATCTTTAATCACTTGGGCACTATCTTTTTCCACTTGATGCATTAAATAAAAGAAGTTGATATCAGGATTTTCCTTGAGGATTTTAAGAGCACTGTCCCTATTGGCATTCATAAAATCACAGCCTACATTGATTTTATTGATGCCGTGTTGTACAGATTTTAAAATATTTTCCTCTCCGGATCCTGATCCTCCATGGAGAACCAAGGGAATATCTACTTTTTCCTTGATTTCCTTTAATCTTTCAAAATCAAACTCTGGTACCATGCCCTCAGGATAGTCTCCATGGGAACTGCCATAGGATATAGCCAAAGCGTCTATTCCAGTGCTTTCCACAAATCTTTTGGCTTCATCTGGATCTGTCTTCATAGCATTTTCGGTATAATTCTCACCTTCGGTTCCTCCTAGGCTACCTAGCTCAGCTTCAACCGATATCCCCCTTTGGTGGGCATAGCTTACCACTTTTTTAGTTTCTGCAATGTTTTTTTCAAAATCAAAATCTGATCCATCGTACATAATGGAAGAAAATCCATCTTCAATAGCTTTAAAGACTAAATGTTGATCCTTCCCGTGATCTAAGTTTAAAGCTACGGGAACAGATGCCTTGTTGGCCAAGGTTTTTACCATGGGAGCAATAAGATCGCTGGGAGCATGCTTGACTAAATGTTCTTCTACGATATTGACAATAATAGGGGCCTTGAGTTCTTCTGCTGCATTAATAACCGTCCTAGCTGTTTCCAGATTAAAACAATTTATGGCCATAACCCCATAGTTTTCCCTATGGGCTTTTTCTAGCATTTCTTTCATGGAAACGTACATGATAATTTCCCTCCTAGAATAATTCGGTATATCTATATATCGAGTTAAAGTATAACTAGTTGTGCTAGCTATGAGATTTTAACGAGCACAACTAGTTGATATTCCTGTTAAGATAATCTAATATTAGATAAATCAATATCTTCCTCTTCTTCTTCCTCTTCTAAAAATATCTCTTGCTCCTTAGGTTCTTTCTTGAGAACCAAGAGGAGAACTGCTGTTACTAGGGAACCTACAGCCAATGCTATAAGGAATTTAATAGGATTGGTCATAGCAGGTACAATAAACATTCCTCCTGATGGAACAGGTGACCCTACTCCCCACATCATAGATAGTCCTCCACCAATAGCTGCCCCTATAGAACAGGAGGCAATAACTCTAATAGGATCCACAGCGGCTATAGGAATAACTCCTTCTGTGATCATGGCAATCCCCATAGGGAAAGCAACTTTGATGTTTTCTACCTCTCTACTGGAGTATATTTTCTTTCTAAGGAATCTAGAAAACACTAGGGATAAGGTTACCCCAAAGGGTGGCACCATAGATGCTAGGATCTTTACCGCCTCTGGCTCTAGTATTCCTTCTAATAATAAACCATCTGCAAATAGAGATGCGGTTTTATTCACTGGTCCTCCAAAGTCAAAAGCGGCCATAGCTCCCATTATAGAACCAAATACAAATCTAGATGCGCCTTGCATATTCACCAAGAAGGCGGTTAAAGCATCTGTAGCTGCAACGATAGGAACACCAATGACAAAATACATCAATAATCCAATAACTAGTGTAGAGATCAATGGTAGGATCATCATTGGCATTAGACCTTCTGCCCATTTAGGTACTTTTAAATTTTTCTTAAGCCAATTGATGAAATAACCAATAATATACCCCCCCAACATACCGCCAAGGAATCCTGCACCTATAGAATTGGCAATAAGTCCCATAAATAGACCTGGTGCAATTCCTGGACGATCAGCGATGGAATATGCTATCCCCGCTGCAATGACTGGGGCCAATAAACCCATTCCCAATACGCCCAAAGAAACTAAGGCATCGGGAATAGAATAAGCTTGAGTATAATCCCCTATGACGTTTCCATTGGTTAGATTGCCTATAGCAATTAATAATCCTGAGGCCACGACTAAGGGTAACATATAGGAAATAGCTGTTAATGCATGTTTTTTTAATTGCAATTTTTTCAACATCTTTATTCCCCCTATTCTTTTACTAAATCTTCTACCTTTTTCATTAATCCTTTAGGTGATTTAATGACAATACTTGTGGGTACTTCTACCATCTTTTTCCCTTCAAATCTTTCTTTACCAGATATCTTAATATCTGCAGCAATGATCACTACATCGGCATTGTCGATATCTTTTTTCTCTAATTTACCTTCTGTCCCTACGGTTCCTTGGGTTTCTATTTTTATTTCATGTCCAAGACTTTCTGCAGCCTTAACGAGTTTTTCTTTGGCGATATAAGTATGAGCTATTCCCGATGTACAAGCGGCAACTCCAACAATTTTCATCTTTCCACCTCCTTTCTATTCATGTTTTGTCATGATTTCTAGAATATCTTCTGTAGATTCTACTGATAATAATTTTTCACATTTCTCTTCATCCCCTAAGGTTGACGCTACCTGTGCCAGCAATTTAATGTGGACACTAGTCTTATCTTCTTCGGGTACAGCAAATAGGATAATCAGTTTTACTCCTTTTCCATCTAAGCTTTCCCATTGGATTTCTTCAGAGGTTCTGCCAATGGCAAGGGCCGTTTTGGCCACATGTTTTGATTTGCCATGGGGTATAGCAATATAACCGCCCATACCTGTCTCTCCAATTTCTTCCCTGGCGTATACATCTTTTATAAAGCCTTCTTTATCGGTTATCGATCCGGTTTTTACTAATAAGTCTGTTAATTCATCTATAGCTTCCTGTTTTGTTTTTGCTTTAAGATTGAGATTAATTCGTTCTTCTAAGATAATATTTCTCAAGTCCATTTGTTCATCGCTCCTATCTAATGTATTCCATCCATTCTTTATGGAGATTTTTGTTTGTTATGATTGCTGATTATTTTCTTTACTGTAGAGATCAAATAATGATGGTTATCATATTTTATGACATATATATCTTTGTTCTCTTTGTCTATACTGGTCAATAAAAGGGTACTCTTTTCATTTGTTTTATAGGGATATATACAGATTGTTTCATTCAGACATACCATTTCATTTTTATTGAATTCAATCCCTTGGTTTTTCTTGAGGATATTGGGTAAATCTGTCTCCTTCTTATAGTTATAAGTATTATTTACAACTACATCCTCAAATATTTCCTTTTGCTTATTATTTATTTTCCCAAGGGACTGATTGTCTATTAGGTGTTGAATATTTTTAATATCCGCCTCCCCTAAAAAGGCTGATACTAAAACATAGGGCTTGTCTATATTTAATTTAACTGTGGAAATAATCAGGTCGATATCATCTAAATCAACCCTATTCAATTTGCTAGATGCGATAACATCACTGATATTAAGATTGGCAAAGGATTTTCTAAGTCTTGTTGCTAGGAGCTGGGAAGTTCCATAACCACTATGGCATATGACGATGGCTTGTTTATTTGAATTGGACTTTTCTATTTCATATTGGAAATAGGTCATAATATAGGCAACTTCATCCAAGCTGATGTTTTCTATCTCCAGCATATCGCATACAATCATGCAGGCAATCCTCGTGATGGTAAAGAATTCACTGAACTCAGTAGTTATTTCATCCAATAAAGGATTTTTGATTTTAATCCCGGCTACAAGCCTGTTTAGCATTGGTTTAATATGCAACAATAGAGATTGAAATAGTTTATTATCATAATTAAAATCTTTTTCACTCATATCGGAAATGACAGCGATAAGCTTACGGGTAAACATCTTTGATAGGGCTTCCAGTTCATCACTGGGTTTTGATATTTGATTATCCTTATTCCTTAAACCACTGGAAATCAAATATTGATAGATATAAAACACTTCATTATCTGCAATTTTGATATCATAGTGATTTTCTATCTGATTTACTATTTTAAATACGCCTTTGTATATTTTGCTATCTATCTCTGTTAGTCTATCGTTACTGCCTCTTATCTCTTCTAGATCATTGCCCTCTCGAATTCTTTTTGTCATGATCAGTAGATGGGTCAATAAGTTTGTATAATAAGGCTCATAGATAATTCTTTTCATGTCACTTTCTAATCCATTGAGTAGATTTTCAAAGAACTTGATTTCATCCACTTCGTCCAATCCCTCAATATTATTTTCATTATGGCGTAAAATCTGATATTCTATTAAATAATTTGAATTGTAATGAATATTTTCTTGAATAACATAGGCAAGCGCATTTCTAATATCCATTTCCTTTGCGGAAATACGGGTTCCATCCCTTGTTCGGATAATTTTAATATTAAATTCTCTAAATTGGTCCTCAATGTATTTTAAGTCATTGAGTATAGAGGTTCTGCTCACATAGTACTGGTTGGAAAGCTTTTGAATGGTGGTATATTCTTTGGAATTTAATAATAAGCTTCTGGCAATTTCAGCTCTTCTTTGCTCCACTGAAATTTGTTCATTTATATTTCCATGGCTATTGATGATCTCCACCAGTTGAAATAATTGGGCATCATCATAGTGAAGTTTTACTCCGCTCCCGGATTTTCTTTCTAAGGTAGACCCAGTTTTTTCAATAAAAGATTGAATCTCATCTAAATCCCATGAAATAGTCTTATTGGATACCCCTAAAGTGTGGGCAAAATTTTTTATGGGCTTATATGAATTATCGCTAATCAATAATCTAAGTAATTCTATTTGTCTTTGATTAAGTTGATCCATATTACCACTTCCTTTTTCTTAATTGTTATTATAGCAAACCGTTTACATAATGAATATTACATTGTGTTCCGCAACAATGTGGAAGTAATGTACATTGTATTTGGAATATTCTTATTATGACACGGAAAAGATCTTATTATTAGGTGGATGGAATATATTGTGATTCTTATACCCTAAAAAAGAGAGGAAGCCCAATTGGGCCTCCTCTCTTTTCCTAAATATCCTCTGTAAATTTTTCTATGCTCATCCTACTCTCCAATTTACCATTTTGAGATGATCCCATCCTATTTGGAGAAATGATGGTTAACATCTATTGTATTAACTACAGTTTATTTTTAATGTAATGATTTCAAAGGGTTTAAATTCTAATTCATTATTCCCTCTACTGAATAAACTCCTATCGGTAGGTTCTTCCATTAGATTGACAAGCTGTACATCTTTGACTCTATGATCAAAGTTTAGTTTTACTCTTTCAGTGCCTCCATTACATTCATATAGCCTTATAATGATATCGTCGCTATGTTCTGCCTTTTTTATGGTTTCAATCATTATGCTTTCATTATCCACCCTTACCAAGGCTTCTTTTTTCCTATCAAAGTAAAACTCTCCAGTAAATTCAACAACCCTTAGGGGCAAATTTAGTTCATAGGAGGCTTGAATAACTTGACCTTCTATGCAATCTCCACCATGGGGATATAGTGAGTAAATAAACTCATGGGTTCCCTTATCTGCTTCAGCCCCTGGGGTATCCGTACTTCTTAGAAGATTTAAATTTATGGTATTTCCTTTAACTCTATGCCCATATTTGCAATCATTTAATAGTGCAACCCCATAATCTGCCTGGGATAAATCTACATATTTATGGGCACAAATTTCATATTTTGCCATATCCCAACTGGTATTATCATGGGTAGGGCGTTTGATGCTGCCGAATTGGATATCGCAGCTTACTTCATGGGTAAAAACATTCACTGGAAAAGAGGTTCTGAGCATCCTATTGCTCTCTTTCCAATCCACCTTGGTTTTAAAATCTATTCTTCTACTCCCCTCAGTTAGTATAATTTCCTGCTCAATAGTGGATAAATGATAGGTATAAATCTGTTTAACAATAGCCTTAGGCCCACGGACCATACTTTCAGAATACTCAAGCTTAAACTTATCCTGAGGGATATCATGGCAGGTGGGGGAAAAGTCCCAAGCGTTTCCGTAAGTTTCTTCATAGGGGGTAAGTACATTTGCCTTGAAATTTGTATCTAAAGCTTCTCTTTGAAATTCTTTGTCAAATACCGATTTTAACGAACCATCTTCATTAAAACTTACTTTTAATAAATTGTTTTCAATACAGTGATCCTCTGCGGTAACACCAAAGGAAGTGCTTTCCAATGTACTGGATTGAATGACCCTGTGATTCATAGCTGGCACTTTCACTTTAGCCCACTCTCCATTAATCATTAGCCATTCTTCTCTATCCCATGACAGGGAATTTATTATGCCAGCAGCTTTAGTTTTTGGAGTTATTTTACTTGCTAGTAAGAAATCTGGAGTAACTTGGTTGGTACAATAGCAATCTTCCAGTAAAGCTCTGTAGGTATCCTCTATTAATTTTTCGGTATGTTTCAAGAGATATTCATACCTCTCCAACGATTCATCATATACCCTTTTTATAGATGAACCTGGCAGGATATCATGAAATTGATATAATAGTACTTCCTTCCAGATAGTCTCTATCTCTGCTTGGGGATATGATCTTAACCCTTCTATTTGGGCTAATACAGACACATATTCCAGTTCTCTAAGGGCAAATTCCATTTTTCTGTTGAAGCATTTATTTTTAGCCTGGGTAGTATAAGTTCCCTGATGTTTTTCTAAATATAATTCCCCGCTCCAGGTTTTATAGTTGGCCATGTTTTTTTCAATTCTCTTAAAAAATTCCAGTGAAGGCTCTTGCTTAACGGGTACCAAACCATTTAAGTGTTTTTCCCGTTCTAGTCTTTCGAGATGTTCTTCTCCTGGACCTCCACCTCCATCTCCTATTCCAAAGAGCATTAAACACTCTTGGGAAACTCCCTTGTCTTTAAAATTTCTTTCTGCTTCTTTTATGGCCTTTGGGGAAGCAGAACTATTATAAGTTCCCTCGGGAGGCATATGTACCAGTACTTTACTTCCATCTATTCCTTCCCACATAAAAGTATGGTGAGGAAATTGATTATATTCATTCCAAGACAATTTTATTGTCATAAAATAATCTAAGCCCGACTTCTTTAGAATCTGTGGAAGGGAAGCGGTATATCCAAAGACATCTGGCAGCCATAAAGTCTTCATCTCTTTATCAAATTCTTTTTTAAAAAACATCTTTCCATAAAGGACTTGTCGAATTAAAGCCTCTCCCCCTGAAATATTGGTATCTGGCTCAACCCACATTCCTCCTTGGGCTTCCCATCGTCCTTCTGCTATACGCACTTTTATTTTACGATATAGCTTAGGATATCGCTCTTTTATCCATGCATAAAGTTGGGGCTGACTTGCTCCAAATATATATTCAGGATATCTGTCCATATTTGATAAGACAGTTGAAAATGTACGAGCACCCTTTCTTATGGTTTCTCTTATAGGCCAAAGCCATGCTAAATCAATGTGAGCATGACCTATTGCGCTTATACTTAAAGATTCATCCCCACAGTTTTTATTAAGCTCTGCCGAAAGAATCTCTCTTGCTTTTTTAGCCTCTTCTTTATCATAGTTTTTCATAACCTTAAAAGCATGAAAAAGCGTAAATAAAATACTTTGATGCCTTGAAGAGTCTTCGGGAAGTTGCTCCATTAGCTCTTGAAGCACCTCTATATCATAATATAATTTACGCATTTCATCCTTTAAAAGGGCAATATGTGCTTCTTTGATTTTTCCACTATCTTTGTAATTTCCAAAAAGATCGTTACAGCCCCCATCTGCCCATAGATCAATGTTTTCTCCACCACAAGCTTTCTCTAGAAAATTCACTACCCTCTTCCCAGGCTTGCCAAGGGTTAAATCAAATTCAGAGCTAACATTTGTTAACCCCTGGTTAGGGCAACCATCCTCATCAAATATGCAGATCTCCCCGCTAATATCTATTAATAATACCACTTTTTTATGGGCAGCCGCTTTAGGTACAGTTCCGGTAAAATTAAACCATGCACAATCCCAAAGTTTGCCCCAACTCTCTCCTACATTTAGAGAAATATATTTACCCATAGTCTTTTCTTTAAAATCAACTGGCTCTTCTGTGACCCATGCATGGATATTTAGTGGTGCAATCTTATGATAAATACTTTCTTCTACCTTTGCTTTAAATACATCAATGCTTTTCTTATATGAACTAATAAAATATGGCATTTTTCTCTCCTTTTTTTATTTCTTAGAATTTACACTAGCTATTTCAAAACCAAAAACTTTATCCTATAATAGACTATGTACACTTTAGCAAAAGGGGGATTTGATCATGACATTTAAAATACTAAAGGATATTTTCAAGTGTGCTAAGCTTGCTCTTTTTATTTCCTCAGGTATAGCTGTATTTTTTACACTCATTTATTTTATTTTTTATCAAGGCAAGGACATATCCTTATTTGGTTTTATTAAAAATGCTCTATATTACATAGGTTGCTTTGGCTTTTTGATCAGTGCAGGGTTTTTTATACAAAAAAATGCCACAAGACCTCTTACCTATCAGGATGCGTGGAACAAAATGTTTTCGGTTTTAAATCTTGGACTTGTCATCATGTTTGTCTCTTTATTTATCTGCTTCTATGGAATGATTGTCCAGATTTGTATTGGCTATTAGGACAGCTTAAAAACAGCTTAAGGAGTGATGCCCATACTCTCTAAGCTGCTAGATGATATTTTACTGATACTAAGTTGTATTTACTATAAAGAACCCTATTTCATGATGGGATTCGTCGGTTTTGTTTACTCTTTTCCTAATATAAATGACAGGCTACATAGTGACCCTCATTCATCTCTTTAAGTAATGGGGTTTTTTCACTACATATGGGTTTTCTATATTTACATCTTGACCTAAATCTACAGCCTGGCTTAGGATTTATAGGACTTGGCACTTCCCCTTCTAAATTAATTCTCTTTTTAGATCTTTCATAACTTGGATTAGGTATAGGAATAGCCGAAAGAAGGGCTTGGGTATAGGGATGTTGTGGATTTTTATAAAGTTCATCACTCTTTGCAAGTTCTACCATACAACCTAAATACATTACCCCAACTCGATCAGAGATATGTTTGACCATAGACAAATCATGGGCAATGAATAAATAAGTTAATCCGAATTCATCTTGCAATTCCAGCAGTAAATTTATAATTTGTGCTTGGA
The Irregularibacter muris DNA segment above includes these coding regions:
- a CDS encoding alpha-mannosidase; its protein translation is MPYFISSYKKSIDVFKAKVEESIYHKIAPLNIHAWVTEEPVDFKEKTMGKYISLNVGESWGKLWDCAWFNFTGTVPKAAAHKKVVLLIDISGEICIFDEDGCPNQGLTNVSSEFDLTLGKPGKRVVNFLEKACGGENIDLWADGGCNDLFGNYKDSGKIKEAHIALLKDEMRKLYYDIEVLQELMEQLPEDSSRHQSILFTLFHAFKVMKNYDKEEAKKAREILSAELNKNCGDESLSISAIGHAHIDLAWLWPIRETIRKGARTFSTVLSNMDRYPEYIFGASQPQLYAWIKERYPKLYRKIKVRIAEGRWEAQGGMWVEPDTNISGGEALIRQVLYGKMFFKKEFDKEMKTLWLPDVFGYTASLPQILKKSGLDYFMTIKLSWNEYNQFPHHTFMWEGIDGSKVLVHMPPEGTYNSSASPKAIKEAERNFKDKGVSQECLMLFGIGDGGGGPGEEHLERLEREKHLNGLVPVKQEPSLEFFKRIEKNMANYKTWSGELYLEKHQGTYTTQAKNKCFNRKMEFALRELEYVSVLAQIEGLRSYPQAEIETIWKEVLLYQFHDILPGSSIKRVYDESLERYEYLLKHTEKLIEDTYRALLEDCYCTNQVTPDFLLASKITPKTKAAGIINSLSWDREEWLMINGEWAKVKVPAMNHRVIQSSTLESTSFGVTAEDHCIENNLLKVSFNEDGSLKSVFDKEFQREALDTNFKANVLTPYEETYGNAWDFSPTCHDIPQDKFKLEYSESMVRGPKAIVKQIYTYHLSTIEQEIILTEGSRRIDFKTKVDWKESNRMLRTSFPVNVFTHEVSCDIQFGSIKRPTHDNTSWDMAKYEICAHKYVDLSQADYGVALLNDCKYGHRVKGNTINLNLLRSTDTPGAEADKGTHEFIYSLYPHGGDCIEGQVIQASYELNLPLRVVEFTGEFYFDRKKEALVRVDNESIMIETIKKAEHSDDIIIRLYECNGGTERVKLNFDHRVKDVQLVNLMEEPTDRSLFSRGNNELEFKPFEIITLKINCS
- a CDS encoding BglG family transcription antiterminator — protein: MDQLNQRQIELLRLLISDNSYKPIKNFAHTLGVSNKTISWDLDEIQSFIEKTGSTLERKSGSGVKLHYDDAQLFQLVEIINSHGNINEQISVEQRRAEIARSLLLNSKEYTTIQKLSNQYYVSRTSILNDLKYIEDQFREFNIKIIRTRDGTRISAKEMDIRNALAYVIQENIHYNSNYLIEYQILRHNENNIEGLDEVDEIKFFENLLNGLESDMKRIIYEPYYTNLLTHLLIMTKRIREGNDLEEIRGSNDRLTEIDSKIYKGVFKIVNQIENHYDIKIADNEVFYIYQYLISSGLRNKDNQISKPSDELEALSKMFTRKLIAVISDMSEKDFNYDNKLFQSLLLHIKPMLNRLVAGIKIKNPLLDEITTEFSEFFTITRIACMIVCDMLEIENISLDEVAYIMTYFQYEIEKSNSNKQAIVICHSGYGTSQLLATRLRKSFANLNISDVIASSKLNRVDLDDIDLIISTVKLNIDKPYVLVSAFLGEADIKNIQHLIDNQSLGKINNKQKEIFEDVVVNNTYNYKKETDLPNILKKNQGIEFNKNEMVCLNETICIYPYKTNEKSTLLLTSIDKENKDIYVIKYDNHHYLISTVKKIISNHNKQKSP